The Frondihabitans australicus genome includes a region encoding these proteins:
- a CDS encoding D-isomer specific 2-hydroxyacid dehydrogenase family protein codes for MAPVSSTNATRGHRAVLTESAPLDAEHRPTPGAISIGPESTELFETAVREAGGTLVPLGDETRGLMWLSHRAVDELDEVLQAHPGIEWVQMPMAGVDMFAGVMAKYADRPKPLWTSAKGAYSEPVAEHALALALGLLRVFPERVRAESWATVPKGISLYGLNVVIVGAGGIALEIMRLLEPFDTTVTIVRRSTTPVAGASRTVAASSLAEVLPDADVVIVAAAMTTDTSKMFGATEFALMKESAILVNIARGGLVDTDALVEALRSERLWGAGLDVTDPEPLPDGHPLWTEPRALITPHQADTPEMTAPLLAERIRHNVRALAGDGEFIGVVDPAAGY; via the coding sequence ATCGCACCCGTGTCGTCCACGAACGCCACCCGCGGCCACCGCGCCGTCCTCACCGAATCCGCGCCGCTCGACGCCGAGCACCGCCCGACCCCCGGCGCAATCTCGATCGGCCCCGAGTCCACCGAGCTCTTCGAGACCGCCGTGCGCGAGGCGGGCGGCACCCTCGTGCCGCTCGGCGACGAGACGCGCGGCCTGATGTGGCTCTCGCACCGGGCCGTCGACGAGCTCGACGAGGTGCTCCAGGCGCATCCGGGCATCGAGTGGGTGCAGATGCCGATGGCGGGCGTCGACATGTTCGCCGGCGTGATGGCGAAGTACGCCGACCGCCCCAAGCCCCTCTGGACGAGCGCGAAGGGCGCCTACTCCGAGCCGGTCGCCGAGCACGCCCTGGCCCTCGCGCTCGGCCTGCTCCGTGTCTTCCCCGAGCGGGTCCGCGCCGAGAGCTGGGCCACCGTGCCGAAGGGCATCTCGCTGTACGGCCTGAACGTCGTGATCGTGGGTGCGGGCGGCATCGCGCTCGAGATCATGCGCCTGCTCGAGCCGTTCGACACCACCGTCACCATCGTGCGCAGGAGCACGACGCCCGTCGCCGGAGCATCGCGCACCGTCGCGGCATCCTCCCTCGCCGAAGTCCTGCCCGACGCCGACGTGGTGATCGTCGCGGCGGCGATGACGACCGACACGTCGAAGATGTTCGGCGCCACGGAGTTCGCGCTCATGAAGGAGTCCGCGATCCTGGTCAACATCGCCCGGGGCGGGCTCGTCGACACCGACGCGCTGGTTGAGGCTCTGCGGTCCGAGCGTCTGTGGGGCGCGGGGCTCGACGTCACTGACCCCGAGCCCCTGCCCGACGGCCACCCGCTGTGGACGGAGCCGCGCGCGCTCATCACGCCGCACCAGGCCGACACACCCGAGATGACCGCGCCTCTGCTCGCCGAGCGTATCCGGCACAATGTGCGGGCGCTGGCGGGTGACGGCGAGTTCATCGGGGTGGTCGACCCGGCTGCGGGCTACTAG
- a CDS encoding response regulator: MIRVVVADDQQLIRAGFHALLDSEPDIEVVGEAGAGSETLAVVRSTRPDVVLMDIRMPDGDGLWATEQIVGDPSLAGTRIVVVTTFELDEYVAQAIRAGASGFLVKDTEPVELIRAVRVAAAGEALLSPGVTRRLLERVAGGLRDPADTAVLDVLTDRERDVLTLVGQGLTNAEIGARLFLSPLTAKTHVSRIMTKLGSRDRVHLVVVAYETGLVQPGWR, from the coding sequence GTGATCCGCGTCGTCGTCGCCGACGACCAGCAGCTGATCCGAGCCGGCTTCCACGCCCTTCTCGACTCCGAGCCCGACATCGAGGTGGTGGGCGAGGCGGGCGCAGGATCCGAGACCCTCGCGGTGGTCCGCTCCACGCGCCCCGACGTCGTCCTCATGGACATCCGGATGCCCGACGGCGACGGCCTCTGGGCGACCGAGCAGATCGTCGGCGACCCATCGCTCGCCGGAACGCGGATCGTCGTCGTCACGACCTTCGAGCTCGACGAGTACGTGGCGCAGGCGATCCGGGCGGGCGCGAGCGGGTTCCTCGTGAAGGACACCGAGCCGGTCGAGCTGATCCGCGCGGTGCGGGTCGCCGCCGCCGGCGAGGCGCTGCTGTCGCCGGGGGTGACCAGGAGGCTGCTCGAGCGTGTGGCGGGCGGGCTTCGCGATCCTGCGGACACCGCGGTTCTCGACGTGCTCACCGATCGGGAGCGTGACGTGCTCACCCTGGTCGGCCAGGGGCTCACCAATGCGGAGATCGGTGCGAGGCTGTTCCTGAGCCCGCTGACGGCGAAGACGCACGTGTCGAGGATCATGACGAAGCTTGGGTCGCGCGATCGCGTGCACCTCGTCGTCGTCGCCTACGAGACCGGGCTCGTGCAGCCGGGCTGGCGCTGA
- a CDS encoding sensor histidine kinase, which translates to MWNEQGFPRRRREGSRWFPPILSIVLQLPALGVHGRGHHPTALALVAFGLGIAAALALIARRRWPGPTVVVVALLAASALALSTGPPVAAIPLAIAVVSATIRGARVWVWSTLAGVAVIVPSVVYAVTRTPVSSIRPLAVALALCFFVGLGEVFRARRERWREVSRQVAERRRAESEAERLRIARELHDVLAHSLSQISVQANVGLHLFDAQPDKAKDSLAAIKLTSGQALEEVRGVLGFLRQEGSVPGEEAASRSPAPDLSRLPSLVAAVGRGGLEVRLDDRLGTDVPHAVQLALYRIVQEALTNAARHANATVVDVGLAREAGACVATIRDDGRGHDPAPVPGRGITGMRERAELLGGTLSAGPAAGGGFEVVARIPVRGSTP; encoded by the coding sequence ATGTGGAACGAGCAGGGCTTCCCGCGCCGCCGGCGTGAGGGCTCCCGCTGGTTTCCGCCGATCCTGAGCATCGTCCTGCAACTCCCCGCGCTCGGAGTCCACGGGCGAGGGCATCACCCGACGGCCCTCGCCCTCGTCGCGTTCGGCCTCGGGATCGCCGCAGCCCTGGCCCTCATCGCCCGCCGACGGTGGCCCGGCCCGACCGTGGTGGTCGTGGCGCTCCTGGCCGCCTCGGCACTCGCACTGTCGACCGGCCCGCCGGTCGCCGCGATCCCGCTGGCGATCGCCGTGGTGAGCGCAACGATCCGCGGCGCGAGGGTCTGGGTCTGGTCGACGCTCGCCGGAGTCGCCGTGATCGTCCCCAGCGTCGTCTACGCCGTCACCCGCACCCCGGTCTCGAGCATCCGTCCGCTGGCCGTCGCCCTCGCCCTGTGCTTCTTCGTCGGCCTCGGCGAGGTCTTCCGCGCGCGGCGCGAACGCTGGCGCGAGGTCTCCCGCCAGGTCGCGGAACGGAGACGGGCCGAGAGCGAGGCCGAGCGACTGCGGATCGCCCGAGAGCTCCACGACGTCCTCGCTCACTCGCTCTCGCAGATCAGCGTGCAGGCGAACGTCGGCCTGCACCTCTTCGACGCGCAGCCCGACAAGGCGAAGGACAGCCTCGCAGCCATCAAGCTGACGAGCGGTCAGGCTCTCGAGGAGGTCCGCGGAGTCCTCGGCTTCCTGCGACAAGAGGGCAGCGTCCCGGGCGAGGAGGCCGCGTCCCGCTCCCCCGCGCCCGACCTGTCCCGCCTGCCGTCGCTCGTGGCCGCCGTCGGACGTGGCGGGCTCGAGGTGCGCCTCGACGACCGGCTCGGCACCGACGTGCCGCACGCCGTGCAGCTCGCCCTCTACCGCATCGTCCAGGAGGCGCTGACGAACGCCGCCCGCCATGCGAACGCCACCGTCGTGGACGTGGGGCTCGCCCGAGAGGCAGGGGCCTGCGTGGCGACGATCCGCGACGACGGTCGTGGGCACGATCCTGCGCCCGTTCCGGGTCGAGGCATCACGGGCATGCGCGAACGCGCAGAGCTCCTCGGCGGCACGCTGTCGGCCGGGCCCGCGGCGGGCGGCGGCTTCGAGGTCGTCGCGCGGATCCCCGTGCGCGGGAGCACCCCGTGA
- the def gene encoding peptide deformylase → MAVRPITITGEPVLHERAHDVTDFDDTLRDLVADMLETMDAAPGVGLAGPQVGLPLRLFVYSYTDDEGTVWRGEAINPVLWQSPLSIEPLDEEDESEGCLSIPGERFPLRRAEGVILRALDLDRNPFEIEAHGWLARIFQHEYDHLDGVLYADRLEHPYSKAVAKTIRKNSWGSPGQTWLPGVDHPEG, encoded by the coding sequence ATGGCCGTCCGACCCATCACCATCACCGGCGAGCCCGTGCTCCACGAGCGCGCGCACGACGTCACCGACTTCGACGACACCCTCCGCGACCTCGTCGCGGACATGCTCGAGACGATGGACGCCGCGCCCGGCGTCGGCCTCGCCGGCCCGCAGGTCGGGCTTCCGCTGAGGCTGTTCGTCTACTCGTACACCGACGACGAAGGCACGGTCTGGCGCGGTGAGGCGATCAACCCCGTGCTCTGGCAGTCTCCCCTGTCGATCGAGCCGCTCGACGAAGAGGACGAGTCGGAAGGCTGCCTGTCGATCCCGGGCGAGAGATTCCCGCTGCGACGCGCCGAGGGGGTGATCCTCCGCGCTCTCGACCTCGACCGAAACCCGTTCGAGATCGAAGCGCACGGCTGGCTGGCGCGCATCTTCCAGCACGAATACGACCACCTCGACGGCGTGCTCTACGCAGACCGCCTCGAGCACCCCTACTCGAAGGCCGTCGCCAAGACGATCAGGAAGAACAGCTGGGGCTCGCCCGGCCAGACCTGGCTGCCCGGCGTCGACCACCCGGAGGGCTGA
- a CDS encoding DMT family transporter encodes MSSNLSDLTSQVSLTPYQALGIPIAVVGALFLSTGTQLQSRGVAKIERLHGRATKGFNVRQLLRLVGRPSWVIGTLLCALAIVFQLTSLSFAPLIVVQPLGAVALVVTALVNSRVSRQRLDRRTKRSIAFCVGGVGLFVTVAAITATEPPITTGQLVAVLIILAVVFAIFLVAFTMFRHRIRALFYVIGAGFMYGFVATLAKIIINRIEQHEFDVLTVVCFLALCVVGLLGGYFVTNAYSSGPPDLVIAGLTVVDPMVAIGVGILVLGEAAHAPWWAAVLFLIAGAIAVFGVFQLAKYHPQTRG; translated from the coding sequence GTGTCTTCGAACCTCAGCGACCTGACCTCCCAGGTCTCTCTGACTCCGTATCAGGCACTCGGGATTCCGATCGCGGTCGTCGGGGCCCTCTTCCTCTCGACGGGCACACAGCTTCAGAGCCGCGGCGTGGCGAAGATCGAACGGCTTCACGGGCGAGCGACGAAGGGGTTCAACGTCCGCCAGCTCCTGCGCCTGGTGGGTCGCCCGTCGTGGGTCATCGGCACGCTGCTGTGCGCCCTCGCCATCGTGTTCCAGCTGACCAGCCTCAGCTTCGCGCCGCTCATCGTCGTGCAGCCGCTGGGCGCCGTCGCTCTCGTCGTGACGGCCCTGGTGAACTCGCGGGTGTCGCGTCAGCGACTCGATCGCCGCACGAAGCGCTCGATCGCGTTCTGCGTCGGCGGGGTCGGGCTCTTCGTCACGGTGGCGGCCATCACGGCCACGGAGCCGCCGATCACGACCGGCCAGCTCGTGGCTGTCCTGATCATCCTCGCCGTCGTGTTCGCGATCTTCCTGGTGGCGTTCACGATGTTCCGGCACAGGATCCGCGCCCTCTTCTACGTGATCGGCGCGGGCTTCATGTACGGATTCGTCGCCACTCTGGCGAAGATCATCATCAACCGGATCGAGCAGCACGAGTTCGACGTCCTCACCGTCGTCTGCTTCCTGGCCCTGTGCGTCGTGGGCCTCCTGGGCGGCTACTTCGTCACGAACGCGTACTCGTCCGGACCGCCCGACCTCGTCATCGCGGGGCTCACGGTCGTCGACCCAATGGTCGCGATCGGCGTGGGGATCCTGGTGCTCGGCGAGGCCGCTCACGCGCCCTGGTGGGCGGCGGTCCTGTTCCTCATCGCGGGCGCCATCGCGGTCTTCGGCGTGTTCCAGCTGGCGAAATACCATCCTCAGACGAGGGGCTGA
- a CDS encoding glycosyltransferase: MSDHHPRDESRRLRVLIAGDTFPPDVNGAANFTERLAVGLAGRGHDVHVVAPAATRKHGTFREEHGGATLTVHRLNSTRWPLHDWLRFATPWMVQHHTRPIVDSFHPDVVHIQAHIVIGRGLTKVARDRGIRVIATNHFMPDNLVEHAPPMPKKLLDWIAKRAWQDAANTYRHVQALTTPTRKAANYLEEATGMHGVYAISCGIDARDYTARLDRPRQNRIVFVGRVTAEKNIDVLLRAMTKLSPDLDASLTVVGGGDLLGKLTQMTVDLGLADRVTFTGYTSDEELRHILTGATVFAMPSTAELQSIASLEAMASGLPVVAADAMALPHLVDPGSNGYLFTPGDSDDLAAKLTAVLTQSDDDYVAMRRASLKMIEPHDINRTLDTFEKLYRGEPVAAQAADAPSGRESTAGARGGSSAG, encoded by the coding sequence GTGAGCGACCACCATCCCCGTGACGAGTCCCGTCGTCTCCGCGTCCTGATAGCGGGCGACACGTTCCCGCCCGACGTGAACGGCGCGGCGAACTTCACCGAGCGACTCGCCGTCGGCCTCGCCGGCCGCGGCCACGACGTCCACGTCGTCGCACCCGCCGCCACGCGGAAGCACGGCACGTTCCGTGAGGAGCACGGCGGGGCCACGCTGACCGTGCACCGACTCAACTCCACGCGCTGGCCGCTGCACGACTGGCTCCGCTTCGCCACGCCGTGGATGGTGCAGCACCACACGCGGCCGATCGTCGACTCGTTCCACCCGGACGTCGTCCACATCCAGGCCCACATCGTCATCGGTCGAGGCCTCACGAAGGTCGCGCGCGATCGCGGAATCCGCGTCATCGCCACGAATCACTTCATGCCCGACAACCTCGTCGAGCACGCCCCGCCGATGCCGAAGAAGCTGCTCGACTGGATCGCGAAGAGGGCCTGGCAGGACGCCGCCAACACCTACCGGCACGTCCAGGCGCTGACGACGCCGACGCGCAAAGCGGCCAACTACCTCGAAGAGGCCACCGGCATGCACGGCGTGTACGCCATCTCCTGCGGCATCGACGCCCGCGACTACACGGCGCGGCTCGACCGGCCCCGGCAGAACCGCATCGTGTTCGTCGGTCGCGTCACCGCCGAGAAGAACATCGACGTCCTGCTCCGCGCGATGACCAAGCTCTCGCCCGACCTCGACGCCTCGCTGACGGTCGTCGGCGGCGGGGACCTGCTGGGCAAGCTCACCCAGATGACCGTCGACCTGGGGCTCGCCGACCGTGTCACGTTCACCGGCTACACCTCCGACGAGGAGCTCCGCCACATCCTGACCGGGGCGACGGTCTTCGCGATGCCGTCGACCGCCGAGCTGCAGAGCATCGCGAGCCTCGAGGCCATGGCCTCCGGCCTGCCCGTCGTCGCCGCCGACGCCATGGCTCTTCCCCATCTCGTCGACCCCGGATCGAACGGCTACCTGTTCACCCCCGGCGACTCCGACGACCTCGCGGCGAAGCTGACGGCGGTGCTGACGCAGAGCGACGACGACTACGTCGCAATGCGACGAGCCAGCCTGAAGATGATCGAGCCGCACGACATCAACCGCACTCTCGACACGTTCGAGAAGCTGTATCGTGGTGAGCCGGTGGCAGCCCAAGCCGCCGACGCCCCGAGCGGTCGCGAGAGCACCGCGGGGGCGCGGGGCGGTAGCTCAGCTGGTTAG
- a CDS encoding DUF262 domain-containing protein, which produces MAQNITENDLVIQSSDMALVNISTLAASGALDLSPRFQRRNRWDRERQSQLIESFLTNVPVPPVYLAEESRGTFAVIDGKQRLTAITEYFDNVYPITDLQLRGELEGTYFRDLPLEVSASLSMRPLRAVTVLRQTPDWVKHQVFIRLNRGGQPLNAQEIRNVAFAGQLNDSIIEASADPFLQRQLKITSPNSPSYADMTDVEFVVRFFAVGESWSRFGGSMRDAMDDFMAKHFKAGRTEVSALIERFKRALRYCEAIWGDRAFQRFDRGQWRDQLIGGMYDAQMVAVDQLPDFILEHVVNNSSNAISHTQRLFTHEDFDQAVRVATNTPSRVQLRVNRVVETLRAI; this is translated from the coding sequence ATGGCTCAGAACATCACTGAAAACGATCTAGTCATTCAGTCGAGCGACATGGCTCTCGTGAATATTTCGACATTGGCGGCATCGGGAGCTCTGGACCTGAGTCCCCGATTTCAACGGCGCAATCGCTGGGACCGCGAGCGTCAGAGCCAACTCATCGAATCGTTCCTGACAAACGTTCCCGTTCCTCCCGTGTATCTGGCCGAAGAATCACGTGGCACATTTGCCGTGATCGACGGCAAGCAGCGATTGACGGCGATCACGGAGTACTTCGACAATGTGTATCCCATCACCGATCTACAACTCCGCGGTGAGCTGGAGGGGACCTACTTTCGAGACTTGCCTCTGGAGGTTTCAGCATCCTTGAGCATGCGGCCTCTTCGTGCTGTTACAGTTCTGCGCCAGACTCCGGACTGGGTCAAGCATCAGGTCTTCATTCGCTTGAACCGCGGGGGGCAACCTCTCAATGCTCAAGAAATTCGCAACGTGGCATTCGCTGGCCAGCTCAACGACTCAATCATTGAAGCTTCGGCCGACCCATTTCTCCAACGCCAGTTAAAAATCACGTCGCCGAATTCACCCTCATATGCCGACATGACGGACGTAGAATTTGTAGTTCGATTCTTCGCTGTCGGCGAGTCTTGGAGTCGATTTGGTGGCAGCATGCGGGATGCCATGGACGATTTTATGGCCAAGCATTTCAAGGCGGGTCGGACTGAGGTGTCCGCCCTTATAGAGCGATTCAAGAGAGCGCTCAGGTACTGCGAAGCCATCTGGGGAGATCGAGCCTTTCAGCGGTTCGATCGCGGCCAATGGCGAGACCAACTAATCGGAGGAATGTACGACGCCCAAATGGTTGCGGTCGACCAGTTGCCGGATTTCATATTGGAACACGTCGTCAACAATTCTTCAAACGCCATCTCGCACACGCAGCGTCTTTTTACCCACGAGGACTTTGATCAAGCAGTTCGCGTTGCAACAAACACGCCAAGCCGTGTCCAACTGAGAGTCAATCGCGTCGTCGAGACACTTAGGGCAATTTAG
- a CDS encoding MFS transporter gives MTTESIATVRRPSTPRAADRAPRTASIPQHALTARAVIGIAVLALSCFFAITTELMPVGLLGQMSSSLHVSESTMGVVVTVYALAVALLALPLTWATARFPRRTVLVATLVGYAASNLMVALAPSFAMVCAGRVVGGVAHALFFSVASAYATRIVPPRLAGRAIAFVYSGSSLGFVVGVPVATTVGDHLGWRLAVGAVAAAAAVLAIVARLLLPQVKGEASPHLGSPRSWARTGLVSVVTADLLLFAGHYVVYTYVGPYLEGAGLAADAVGGALLVLGGAGTVGLLLAGSFVDRAPRQTLIAAVAVMAAAILALPFVHGSLVGTFVVAGVWMAANGTTGTLFMAAAIRTGGVSPDIAGALVNGASNVGIAGGALIGAQVYGSAGLAALPFAAAGVLVAGLAVVVIARRGFPRHGHVQATLSTSSISTITSSLHAVTSSIRVVTSSVRLPTAAVRLTTASIRTTRATPGS, from the coding sequence ATGACCACAGAAAGCATCGCCACCGTCCGCCGTCCGTCGACGCCCCGCGCCGCCGACCGTGCTCCCCGCACCGCGTCGATCCCGCAGCACGCTCTCACCGCGCGCGCCGTGATCGGCATCGCCGTGCTCGCGCTCTCCTGCTTCTTCGCCATCACCACCGAGCTCATGCCCGTCGGCCTCCTCGGCCAGATGAGCTCGTCGCTGCACGTGTCGGAGTCGACGATGGGCGTCGTCGTGACCGTCTACGCACTCGCCGTCGCCCTGCTCGCGCTGCCTTTGACGTGGGCCACCGCGCGGTTCCCGCGACGCACCGTCCTCGTCGCGACTCTCGTCGGCTACGCCGCGTCCAACCTCATGGTGGCGCTCGCACCGTCGTTCGCGATGGTCTGCGCGGGGCGCGTCGTGGGCGGTGTCGCTCACGCCCTCTTCTTCTCCGTCGCATCGGCCTACGCCACGAGGATCGTTCCGCCGAGACTCGCCGGACGGGCGATCGCGTTCGTGTACTCCGGGTCGTCGCTCGGATTCGTGGTCGGAGTGCCCGTGGCCACGACCGTCGGCGACCACCTCGGATGGCGTCTGGCAGTCGGGGCGGTCGCGGCGGCCGCGGCGGTGCTGGCGATCGTGGCGCGGCTCCTGCTGCCTCAGGTCAAGGGTGAGGCCAGCCCTCACCTGGGCTCGCCTCGCTCGTGGGCCCGTACCGGGCTCGTCTCGGTCGTGACGGCCGACCTCCTCCTCTTCGCCGGGCACTACGTCGTCTACACGTACGTCGGGCCGTACCTCGAAGGTGCCGGGCTGGCGGCGGACGCCGTCGGCGGCGCCCTCCTCGTCCTCGGCGGGGCCGGCACCGTCGGGCTCTTGCTCGCCGGGTCGTTCGTCGACCGGGCACCGCGGCAGACCCTGATCGCGGCCGTCGCCGTCATGGCCGCCGCGATCCTCGCGCTGCCGTTCGTGCACGGTTCGCTGGTCGGCACGTTCGTGGTCGCAGGAGTCTGGATGGCCGCGAACGGCACGACCGGCACCCTCTTCATGGCAGCGGCGATCAGGACAGGAGGCGTCAGCCCCGACATCGCCGGCGCCCTCGTGAACGGCGCGTCGAACGTCGGGATCGCCGGGGGAGCCCTCATCGGCGCACAGGTCTACGGGTCCGCGGGCCTTGCGGCCCTGCCGTTCGCCGCCGCTGGCGTGCTGGTGGCCGGCCTCGCCGTCGTCGTCATCGCCCGTCGAGGATTCCCGCGTCACGGTCATGTGCAGGCGACGCTCTCGACGTCGTCGATCTCGACGATCACGAGCTCGCTGCACGCGGTGACGTCGTCGATCCGCGTCGTCACGTCGTCCGTGCGTCTTCCCACGGCGGCTGTCCGCCTGACGACCGCCTCGATCCGCACCACTCGCGCCACCCCGGGGTCCTAG
- a CDS encoding WXG100 family type VII secretion target, whose product MAQYKVSSDSLATAASQLQSGSSDVQTTLSRLRSLVDSLGSEWEGSGSGAFNELYTEFNTAGLKLNESLAGIADLLSKAASYYAESEANVTNAFRS is encoded by the coding sequence ATGGCTCAGTACAAGGTCTCGTCCGACAGCCTCGCTACCGCGGCATCGCAGCTGCAGTCGGGGTCGAGCGACGTCCAGACGACGCTCTCGCGTCTCCGCAGCCTTGTCGACAGCCTCGGCAGCGAGTGGGAGGGCTCCGGCTCGGGCGCCTTCAACGAGCTGTACACCGAGTTCAACACCGCCGGCCTCAAGCTCAACGAGTCGCTCGCCGGTATCGCCGACCTCCTCAGCAAGGCGGCCTCCTACTACGCCGAGTCCGAGGCGAACGTCACGAACGCCTTCCGCAGCTGA
- a CDS encoding WXG100 family type VII secretion target, with protein MVDVRVSSEAVDQASGQVAAMVEEFTQRHSLCDQTVSALVSGPWTGQASVTFHEGWAEWSEGAAKVSEALHGIATLLAEASAQYAETEGRVTRVSQSSRVVSATPVAGAGGAGVPSRGGASTAAGGAA; from the coding sequence GTGGTAGACGTTCGGGTCTCATCAGAGGCCGTCGATCAGGCCTCCGGTCAGGTGGCCGCGATGGTCGAAGAGTTCACGCAGCGGCATTCGCTGTGCGATCAGACGGTGTCGGCGCTCGTGTCCGGTCCGTGGACGGGGCAGGCCTCCGTCACGTTCCACGAGGGCTGGGCCGAGTGGAGTGAGGGTGCCGCGAAGGTGTCCGAGGCTCTGCACGGCATCGCGACGCTTCTGGCCGAGGCGTCCGCGCAGTACGCGGAGACCGAGGGTCGGGTCACGCGCGTGTCGCAGTCGTCGCGGGTCGTATCTGCGACGCCGGTCGCAGGAGCAGGCGGGGCCGGCGTTCCCTCCCGTGGCGGCGCCTCGACGGCGGCCGGGGGTGCTGCCTGA
- a CDS encoding WXG100 family type VII secretion target, whose protein sequence is MARYHAEVGEIDQTVVTLAQMAEFCEHLLTRIDQIKDTVSAEWSGEAFAQFQALHAEWAAGAAEMKAGIGTMHQAASTSSSNYTAGVDASRGVWG, encoded by the coding sequence ATGGCCCGCTACCACGCCGAGGTCGGCGAGATCGACCAGACCGTCGTCACGCTCGCCCAGATGGCGGAGTTCTGCGAGCACTTGCTGACCCGGATCGATCAGATCAAGGACACCGTGTCGGCGGAGTGGTCGGGCGAGGCGTTCGCGCAGTTCCAGGCGCTGCACGCCGAGTGGGCTGCGGGCGCCGCCGAGATGAAGGCCGGTATCGGCACGATGCACCAGGCCGCGTCGACCTCGTCGTCGAACTACACGGCCGGCGTCGATGCGTCCAGGGGAGTGTGGGGCTGA